From the genome of Metarhizium brunneum chromosome 4, complete sequence, one region includes:
- the RPL10 gene encoding 60S ribosomal protein uL16 — protein MARRPARCYRYCKNKPFPKSRFNRGVPDPKIKIFDLGRKRANVDDFPLCIHLVSNEYEQLSSEALEAARICANKYLVKHSGKEGFHLRVRAHPFHVVRINKMLSCAGADRLQTGMRGAWGKPNGTVARVNIGQIIMSVRTRDSNRHLALEALRRSQYKFPGRQKIIISKNWGFTPLRRDEYLERKAAGRVKVDGAYVQFLSNRGSLEQNMRRFPDAFTA, from the exons ATGGCTCGTCGTCCTGCTCGTTGCTACCGATACTGCAAGAACAAG CCGTTCCCCAAGTCCCGGTTCAACCGTGGTGTACCCGACCCCAAGATCAAGATCTTCGATCTGGGCCGCAAGCgtgccaatgtcgacgaCTTCCCCCTGTGCATCCACCTTGTCTCCAACGAGTATGAGCAGCTGAGCTCTgaggccctcgaggccgcccGTATCTGCGCCAACAAGTACCTCGTCAAGCACAGCGGCAAGGAAGGTTTCCACCTGCGTGTCCGCGCCCACCCCTTCCACGTCGTCCGTATCAACAAGATGTTGTCTTGCGCCGGTGCCGATAGATTGCAGACCGGTATGCGTGGTGCCTGGGGCAAGCCCAACGGCACTGTTGCCCGTGTCAACATTGGTCAGATCATCATGAGCGTCCGCACTCGTGACTCCA ACCGTCACCTCGCTCTTGAGGCTCTGCGACGATCGCAGTACAAGTTCCCAGGTCGCCAGAAGATTATTATCTCCAAGAACTGGGGCTTCACTCCCCTTCGCCGCGACGAGTACCTCGAGCGCAAGGCTGCTGGCCGTGTTAAGGTCGATGGTGCTTACGTTCAGTTCCTTAGCAACCGCGGTTCTTTGGAGCAGAACATGCGCCGCTTCCCCGATGCTTTCACCGCTTAA
- the rpl-30 gene encoding 60S ribosomal protein eL30, giving the protein MAPQKKSKKDANSINSKLALVLKSGKVTLGYKSTLKSLRSGKAKLIIIAGNTPPLRKSELEYYSMLSKAPIHHFSGNNIELGTACGKLFRCSTMAILDAGDSDILSDQQA; this is encoded by the exons ATGGCCCCTcaaaagaagagcaagaaggatgccaacagcatcaactCAAAACTAGCCCTCGTCTTGAAGTCCGGAAAGG TCACGTTGGGATATAAGTCAACGTTGAAATCGTTGCGAtccggcaaggccaagctgaTCATCATTGCTGGCAACACTCCTCCTCTCCGCAAGAGTGAGCTCGAGTACTACTCCATGCTGTCCAAGGCTCCTATCCACCATTTTTCCGGAAACAAT ATTGAGCTCGGCACTGCTTGCGGTAAGCTCTTCCGCTGCTCTACCATGGCCATCCTCGACGCTGGTGACTCCGATATCCTCAGCGACCAGCAGGCTTAA
- the VAC7 gene encoding Vacuolar segregation protein 7 — protein MEKSSATADGAAGTASAAAVAAAPSSTKTNNTTGPNGPSLPPPNTSTTESQTSKQSSAANSVAHSPAASRDGSPSRQPRGATSSTMQTGSRSRTNSHQETSPTRQLRQGSQDQGAPTRTLSSMTTPNLRPSNRETPIYAPTPQKPSAIPDLKDNPRWPVSPRLRSPPPQLGRPRATTPTRRNEQEAPVISIQRPSPSPHVSDTQSQVLDSDTDDSHAPSGVRTPARGLLETVQEVSHNNSPARPSDSALLEQVKEKLGAPENHSDGALSDGGRTLKSKMSTVNDQYGAESGTIRADSRRPSSVPPPPLVSRQSSAMSGKQTKSKPETGSTQSMTVETETVSSIPQVALTTATKEGGNATLKAKPSTETIKPKKEKKRTARKQPAVSAGTASSKADNFEAKIASAVDEANTSDSEETFVYDSNPPDNTERTNRRFHSRTPSATSMASQVDRPNLRSIYGIMEGTSHGPVAKKSMKFVNTFNGNASDSLTPGDEDGKGSGRSAGGSARGTVRHHHHIGRWGRQPGNGHASLFDTESPFPNAAKSKFSSSNNLNNSRNTSNLSSPRTFLSTRGHLNPKRSTMQMSSNYDLDDTTGADDERTPLLGTVRSSRGGRRRPHTLRQAESQTYTRRSSYLNRFAACLVLTMMLLLVITGAIGFMFATSQPMTDIEIMSIKNVVTSEQVLMFDLTVKAHNPNIVVVTIDHANLEIFAKSEYAGNDSDWRKSPGGSNEIHTRDDPVNDPPKGPGEGDGGDTDSRPNILLGRITEFDSPLTFEGSLFHQGASSSTGEMQLPNPGNGTSGGSERWGHIYQNEFDLIVKGVVKYSLPLSAHIRSATVSGRTTVKPNSANDPSHKPNSTILGI, from the exons ATGGAGAAGTCTTCTGCTACGGCGGACGGCGCCGCTGGTACTgcttccgccgccgccgtcgctgccgcccCGTCCagcaccaagaccaacaacaCGACTGGGCCCAATGGCCCGTCATTACCACCGCCGAACACCTCTACGACCGAAAGCCAGACCTCGAAACAATCATCGGCTGCCAATTCTGTTGCGCATTCACCAGCCGCCTCCAGAGATGGCTCGCCTTCTAGGCAACCGCGTGGAGCAACTTCGTCTACTATGCAAACCGGGAGCAGGTCCCGTACGAATAGCCATCAAGAGACGAGCCCAACACGCCAACTAAGACAGGGTAGCCAAGATCAGGGTGCACCGACCCGAACTTTGTCATCCATGACTACCCCAAACCTACGTCCCAGCAACAGGGAAACCCCGATATATGCGCCAACACCACAGAAGCCATCAGCCATCCCGGACCTGAAGGATAACCCGCGGTGGCCAGTATCTCCACGACTACGATCACCTCCGCCTCAACTAGGCCGACCTAGGGCGACAACTCCCACACGCCGCAATGAACAAGAGGCTCCGGTGATCAGTATTCAACGGCCAAGTCCCTCGCCACACGTCTCCGATACGCAATCGCAAGTCTTGGACAGCGACACTGACGACTCTCACGCCCCTTCAGGTGTTCGAACTCCAGCTCGAGGGTTGTTAGAGACTGTCCAAGAAGTGAGCCATAACAACTCACCTGCACGGCCTAGCGATTCTGCCTTGCTGGAACAagtcaaggagaagcttggAGCCCCCGAAAACCACTCGGACGGTGCCCTTAGTGATGGGGGCCGTACCTTGAAATCGAAAATGAGCACTGTTAATGACCAGTATGGAGCCGAGAGCGGCACTATCAGAGCGGACTCGAGGAGACCAAGCTCAGTCCCCCCTCCGCCCTTGGTATCCAGACAGTCTAGTGCCATGTCGGGAAAGCAAACCAAATCGAAGCCTGAAACGGGTTCTACTCAGAGCATGACTGTCGAGACTGAGACAGTCTCAAGTATTCCACAGGTAGCACTCACGACGGCTACGAAGGAAGGGGGCAATGCAACGTTgaaagccaagccaagcacGGAAACCATTAAACCtaagaaggaaaagaagaggacCGCCAGGAAGCAACCAGCAGTTAGTGCGGGTACAG CCTCTTCTAAAGCCGACAACTTCGAAGCTAAGATAGCTAGTGCTGTTGATGAGGCCAATACTTCCGATTCTGAGGAGACCTTTGTTTATGATTCGAATCCGCCAGATAATACGGAAAGAACGAACCGCCGCTTTCACTCCCGGACGCCCAGTGCTACATCCATGGCTAGTCAAGTTGACCGACCAAATCTGCGGTCCATCTATGGTATAATGGAAGGCACCAGCCACGGGCCTGTTGCCAAGAAGAGCATGAAGTTTGTGAACACCTTTAATGGCAATGCTAGTGACAGCCTTACACCGGgggatgaagacggcaaggGCAGTGGACGCAGTGCCGGGGGATCTGCCAGAGGAACGGTgcgacatcatcaccacatTGGTCGATGGGGTCGACAGCCAGGCAACGGCCACGCTTCTTTATTCGATACCGAGTCTCCGTTCCCTAATGCAGCCAAGTCAAAATTTTCCTCAAGCAACAACCTCAACAACTCTCGCAATACCTCCAATCTTTCAAGCCCGAGGACATTCCTTTCTACTCGCGGGCATTTGAATCCAAAACGCTCCACGATGCAGATGTCGTCGAATTACGATTTAGACGACACTACTGGCGCTGACGATGAACGCACGCCGCTGCTTGGCACAGTACGTTCTTCACGAggcgggcgacgacgacctcaCACCCTTCGCCAAGCCGAGTCTCAGACTTATACCAGGCGGTCATCATATCTCAATCGCTTCGCTGCGTGCCTTGTGTTGACAATGATGCTACTTTTAGTCATTACAGGAGCCATTGGGTTTATGTTTGCCACTTCTCAACCCATGACGGACATCGAGATTATGTCAATTAAGAATGTTGTTACAAGCGAGCAAGTGTTGATGTTCGATTTAACTGTCAAAGCACACAATCCCAATATTGTTGTGGTGACAATCGACCACGCAAATCTGGAGATTTTTGCCAAGTCCGAATATGCCGGAAATGATTCAGACTGGCGGAAATCTCCGGGAGGTTCCAACGAGATTCACACCAGAGATGATCCCGTGAATGATCCACCGAAAGGCCCCGGAGAAGGCGATGGGGGTGACACCGATTCTAGGCCCAATATTTTATTAGGACGGATCACCGAATTTGACAGTCCACTGACTTTTGAGGGCTCTCTATTTCACCAAggcgcttcttcttcgacaGGAGAGATGCAACTTCCAAATCCAGGAAATGGCACTTCTGGCGGCTCTGAACGATGGGGTCACATCTATCAAAATGAGTTTGACCTGATTGTGAAGGGAGTGGTGAAATATAGCCTACCGCTGAGTGCTCATATCCGTAGTGCTACAGTATCTGGTAGGACTACCGTAAAGCCAAATTCGGCGAACGATCCGTCGCACAAGCCGAACAGTACTATTCTGGGCATATAG